Proteins encoded within one genomic window of Kibdelosporangium phytohabitans:
- a CDS encoding maleylpyruvate isomerase N-terminal domain-containing protein, translating into MSGRALTDQAKLLDVLEIEATVLAEAVDGARADLRIPNCPGLTVGETARHVGSVYRMALQWMRTGDTPQTWQRQPGPFQSLRDYVISGVRELVDELAAHDHAEPCSTWWAADSTYGFWRRRMAHETVIHRVDVQAATEQPIGEIEDDIAVDGVDEVLTLWFGHRLTVQGVVGTRDATVAVLTGDRAWLTRTTTGGLGAWRLPGSDVERADLARVDARVVGQPSSVYRYLWGRLGERAVHREGDIDAINQLWALIRVATR; encoded by the coding sequence GTGAGCGGACGGGCACTGACCGATCAGGCGAAGCTGCTGGACGTACTGGAGATCGAGGCCACGGTGCTGGCCGAAGCGGTGGACGGCGCGCGAGCGGATCTGCGGATCCCGAACTGCCCGGGACTGACCGTCGGGGAAACGGCCAGGCATGTGGGCAGCGTGTACCGGATGGCGTTGCAGTGGATGCGGACCGGGGACACCCCGCAGACGTGGCAGCGCCAGCCGGGGCCGTTCCAGTCGTTGCGGGACTACGTGATCAGCGGCGTGCGCGAACTGGTCGACGAACTCGCGGCACACGACCACGCCGAACCGTGCTCCACCTGGTGGGCGGCGGATTCGACATACGGTTTCTGGCGCAGGCGGATGGCGCACGAGACCGTGATCCACCGGGTGGACGTGCAGGCGGCGACCGAGCAGCCGATCGGCGAGATCGAGGACGACATCGCGGTCGACGGTGTCGACGAGGTCCTCACGCTGTGGTTCGGCCACCGCCTGACAGTCCAGGGAGTCGTCGGAACGAGAGACGCGACGGTGGCCGTGCTCACCGGCGACCGGGCGTGGCTGACCAGGACGACCACGGGCGGACTGGGCGCGTGGCGCCTGCCGGGCTCGGACGTCGAACGAGCGGACCTGGCCCGGGTCGACGCGAGAGTCGTCGGACAGCCGTCCAGTGTGTACCGCTACCTCTGGGGCCGTCTCGGCGAACGAGCGGTCCACCGGGAAGGAGACATAGACGCGATCAACCAGCTGTGGGCACTGATCCGCGTGGCGACCCGCTGA
- a CDS encoding VOC family protein: MATRLVNVIFGTTDPGALAEFWSKLLGWEVVAEHGEIDVRAPSSQGWEFDLVFGEEAGAKTAPNRIHLDLASASLDDQAAIIERARALGAEPVDIGQRDVPWEVMVDLEGNEFCVLEPREVYSDTGALAAIVVNAQDAGELAGFWSEAAGFRRSDKPAGDVGLRAPNGRGPWLEFQHGHAAKAARSRNRLHLDVRPFAGDDQAAEVARLCRLGARKLDIGQTDVPWEVMADPEDNEFCVLSPR; encoded by the coding sequence ATGGCAACGAGACTCGTCAACGTCATCTTCGGTACCACGGATCCCGGGGCGCTGGCGGAGTTCTGGTCGAAGCTGCTCGGTTGGGAGGTCGTGGCCGAGCACGGCGAGATCGACGTGCGTGCGCCGTCGTCGCAGGGCTGGGAGTTCGACCTGGTCTTCGGCGAGGAGGCCGGGGCCAAGACCGCGCCCAACCGCATCCACCTCGATCTGGCCTCCGCCAGCCTGGACGACCAGGCCGCGATCATCGAGCGGGCGCGTGCGCTCGGTGCGGAACCGGTCGACATCGGGCAGCGGGACGTCCCCTGGGAGGTCATGGTGGACCTGGAGGGCAACGAGTTCTGTGTGCTCGAGCCGCGTGAGGTCTACAGCGACACCGGCGCGCTGGCGGCGATCGTCGTCAACGCACAGGACGCGGGAGAGCTCGCCGGGTTCTGGTCCGAGGCGGCTGGGTTCCGGCGCAGCGACAAGCCCGCTGGTGACGTCGGCCTGCGCGCGCCCAACGGTCGCGGGCCGTGGCTGGAGTTCCAGCACGGGCACGCTGCCAAGGCCGCCCGGAGCCGGAATCGGCTGCACCTGGACGTCCGCCCCTTCGCCGGTGACGACCAGGCGGCCGAGGTGGCCAGGCTCTGCCGGCTGGGGGCCAGGAAGCTCGACATCGGGCAGACGGACGTGCCCTGGGAGGTGATGGCCGACCCGGAGGACAACGAGTTCTGCGTGCTGTCGCCGCGGTAG
- a CDS encoding CynX/NimT family MFS transporter — protein MSTISDRMADTRATTARRVLLIAGILLVAANLRGALTSVGPLLEMIRRSEGLSAGQAGLLSALPLLTFAVFSPQVTRLARLVGMERLTWYALLTLALGIVLRSVPVTGMLWAGTVLLGMSISVGNVLIPALLKRDFPDRVAPMTSLYSATMSVVGAIVSGLAVPLAGVLPGGWRTALGCVAGLALIAFAIWTPHALGRQARPVEPPSSATRTPWRSALAWQVTAYMGLQSFGFYIVLSWFPAIMNDNGTSEANSGWLMMLLQVLGVTMSASIPLVANKMRDQRLLATGGSLLSAAGYLGMLLAPGLAVLWVVVVGLASGICFVLALLFFTLRAEDSFGAAALSGMAQSIGYLFATTGPVLFGSLHDWTSSWSLPLTVLMTAALVQASIGLGAGRNLTVNQFV, from the coding sequence GTGAGCACGATCAGCGATCGCATGGCGGACACTCGCGCGACGACCGCGCGAAGGGTGCTGCTGATAGCCGGGATTCTCCTGGTGGCGGCCAACCTCCGAGGTGCGCTGACCTCGGTGGGACCGTTGCTGGAGATGATCAGGCGATCGGAGGGACTCAGTGCGGGGCAGGCAGGCCTGCTCAGCGCGCTGCCGTTGCTGACCTTCGCGGTGTTCTCGCCGCAGGTGACCAGGCTGGCCCGGCTGGTCGGCATGGAACGGCTGACCTGGTACGCCCTGCTGACGCTGGCACTGGGGATCGTCCTTCGCTCCGTGCCGGTCACCGGAATGCTCTGGGCGGGGACTGTCCTGCTGGGCATGTCCATCTCGGTTGGCAACGTGCTGATCCCCGCACTGCTCAAAAGGGACTTTCCGGACCGTGTTGCGCCGATGACGAGTCTCTACTCGGCGACGATGAGTGTCGTCGGCGCGATTGTGTCCGGCCTCGCGGTGCCGCTGGCGGGTGTGCTGCCAGGTGGCTGGCGGACAGCGCTGGGCTGCGTCGCGGGACTGGCGCTCATCGCGTTCGCGATCTGGACTCCGCACGCGCTGGGCCGCCAGGCGCGACCGGTCGAACCGCCGTCGAGCGCCACCCGCACCCCGTGGCGTTCGGCGCTGGCCTGGCAGGTCACGGCGTACATGGGCCTGCAGTCGTTCGGCTTCTACATCGTGCTCTCGTGGTTCCCGGCGATCATGAACGACAACGGGACAAGCGAAGCCAACAGCGGCTGGCTGATGATGCTGCTGCAGGTGCTCGGCGTCACGATGAGCGCGTCGATCCCCTTGGTGGCCAACAAGATGCGTGACCAGCGACTGCTGGCGACGGGCGGCTCGCTGCTGAGCGCGGCCGGCTACCTCGGAATGCTCCTCGCGCCAGGACTGGCCGTGCTCTGGGTGGTCGTCGTCGGCCTGGCCAGCGGAATATGTTTCGTCCTGGCGTTGCTGTTCTTCACCCTGCGAGCAGAGGACTCCTTCGGCGCGGCAGCCCTGTCCGGAATGGCGCAGTCGATCGGCTACCTGTTCGCGACAACGGGTCCAGTCCTCTTCGGAAGCCTGCACGACTGGACGAGCAGCTGGTCCCTGCCGCTGACGGTCCTCATGACAGCGGCGCTGGTCCAAGCGTCCATCGGCCTCGGCGCAGGACGAAACCTCACGGTGAACCAGTTCGTCTGA
- the def gene encoding peptide deformylase, translated as MAVRELRYLGDPVLTTQADPVTHFDHRLSALIDDLMDTVLLPGRAGLAAPQIGVGLRVFSYNVGGLHGYVVNPQIVDLSEETQDGPEGCLSVPELWFPTRRAAQATVKGVDAKNKPISVTGKKELARCLQHETDHLDGKLYLDRLEPDQRKEAMRQARESQWFWRGEK; from the coding sequence ATGGCCGTCCGAGAGTTGAGGTACCTCGGCGATCCGGTCCTCACCACCCAGGCAGACCCCGTCACCCACTTCGACCACCGGCTGAGCGCGCTCATCGACGACTTGATGGACACCGTGCTGCTTCCGGGGCGCGCGGGCCTCGCGGCGCCCCAGATCGGCGTCGGGCTTCGCGTGTTCAGCTACAACGTCGGCGGCCTGCACGGCTACGTGGTCAACCCGCAGATCGTGGACCTTTCCGAGGAGACACAGGACGGTCCGGAAGGCTGCCTGTCCGTGCCCGAACTGTGGTTCCCGACCCGCCGCGCGGCGCAGGCGACCGTGAAAGGCGTCGACGCCAAGAACAAGCCGATCTCGGTCACCGGCAAGAAGGAACTGGCCCGGTGCCTGCAGCACGAGACCGATCACCTGGACGGCAAGCTGTACCTCGACCGGCTGGAACCGGACCAGCGCAAGGAGGCGATGCGCCAAGCCCGTGAGTCGCAGTGGTTCTGGCGCGGGGAGAAGTAA